In Odocoileus virginianus isolate 20LAN1187 ecotype Illinois chromosome 5, Ovbor_1.2, whole genome shotgun sequence, a single window of DNA contains:
- the DCST1 gene encoding E3 ubiquitin-protein ligase DCST1 isoform X4, whose amino-acid sequence MAIRPHQNGAKGQRKLPHTSLFQLLVNPMNIYEDQKMVTLYSLVGLGVVGWGTSPHIRCASLLLIPKMLGKEGRLFVLGYALAAIYEGPVANLRHNLNEVIASLGCTVELQINNTRTAWRVSTAPLRAVFKDLLSSKESLKAETHNITNSFEELDAQVNSESGFSPKDAEGSETAPGGEAPFASAFRHHLSTQKMYELKTKLRCSYVVNKAMFSCRRWFDQKHGACMQRIWVPLLNHLLCLPMKFKFFCSIAKVMEVWCRGRIPVEGNFGQTYDSLNQSIHGLEGEFSATINLKEEKRAGVLGLNTSWRHVSSEVRDYVRRQEAQLEWTLGLLHVLLSCTFLLVLHACFSYMDSYNGDIRFDNIYISTYFCQIDERRKKLGKQTLLPLRKAEKKTVIFPWDPTIQAAEMRNVLRELMETLPVLLLLLVLCGLDWALYSIFDTIRHHSFVQYSFRSSHKLEVKVGGDSMLARLLRNTIGALNTSSEMVVDSNNMPCLPQPVPLSTRAYLKAALPSGLLVCLCLLQAFGYRLRRVIAAFYFPKVCPPQPLHPWVRTHWPAPSSPSAAPRGMSSSSVLSPWPQREKKRVLFLYNDLLRKRAAFTQLRRATILRRARQQRAPRRHLVDILHRCCPLLRPLLRRRCVVCQAPETPESYVCPTPNCEAVYCRSCWNDMRQRCPACTPREELSSSAYSDSNDDATYAE is encoded by the exons ATGGCCATCAGACCTCATCAAAATGGAGCAAAAGGGCAAAGGAAGCTACCCCACACCA GTCTCTTTCAGCTTCTGGTGAACCCTATGAACATCTATGAAGATCAGAAGATGGTGACGTTGTACAGCTTGGTGG GCTTGGGGGTCGTAGGCTGGGGGACCTCGCCTCACATTCGCTGTGCCAGCCTTCTGCTAATACCCAAGATGCTGGGCAAAGAGGGCAGGCTCTTTGTACTGGGATATGCCttggctgccatctatgagg GACCAGTGGCCAACCTGCGGCACAACCTCAACGAGGTGATAGCATCGCTCGGCTGCACGGTGGAGCTGCAGATCAACAACACCCGCACAGCTTGGCGTGTCTCCACAGCCCCCCTGCGGGCGGTGTTCAAGGACTTGCTG AGCAGCAAAGAGTCACTGAAAGCCGAGACTCACAACATCACCAACTCCTTTGAGGAACTGGATGCCCAGGTGAACAGTGAGAGCGGATTCTCACCCAAGGATGCCGAGGGCTCAGAGACAGCCCCAGGTGGAGAGGCCCCCTTTGCCTCAGCCTTCAGACACCACCTGTCTACACAGAAGATGTATGAGCTGAAGACTAAGCTGCGCTGCTCCT ATGTGGTGAACAAGGCCATGTTCAGCTGCCGCCGCTGGTTTGACCAAAAGCATGGAGCTTGTATGCAGCGCATCTGGGTACCCCTCCTCAACCACCTACTCTGCCTGCCCATGAAGTTCAAGTTCTTCTGCAGCATTGCCAAGG TGATGGAAGTTTGGTGCCGTGGTCGCATCCCAGTGGAAGGCAACTTTGGGCAGACCTATGACTCCCTCAACCAGTCTATTCATGGCCTGGAGGGGGAATTTTCAGCAACTATTAACCTCAAG gaggagaagcgggctgGGGTGCTGGGCCTCAACACGAGCTGGAGACACGTGAGCAGCGAGGTGCGGGACTACGTCAGACGCCAGGAGGCCCAGCTCGAGTGGACCCTGGGGCTGCTGCACGTGCTGCTCTCCTGCACCTTCCTGCTGGTCCTGCACGC GTGCTTCTCCTACATGGACAGCTATAACGGGGACATCCGCTTCGACAACATCTACATCAGCACCTACTTCTGTCAGATCGATGAACGCAGAAAGAAGCTA GGCAAGCAGACGCTGCTGCCACTCCGCAAAGCCGAGAAGAAAACCGTCATCTTCCCCTGGGACCCCACGATCCAGGCCGCAGAAATGAGAAATGTG TTAAGGGAGCTCATGGAGACACTGcccgtgctgctgctgctgctggtgctctGTGGCCTGGACTGGGCTCTCTACTCCATCTTCGACACTATCCGCCACCACTCCTTCGTGCAGTACTCCTTCCGCA GCAGTCATAAACTGGAAGTGAAAGTCGGGGGAGACTCCATGCTTGCCAGGCTTCTTCGGAATACCATCGGAGCCCTGAACACCTCCTCTGAGATGGTGGTGGACTCAAACAACATGC cctgccTGCCCCAGCCCGTGCCCCTGAGCACCAGGGCCTATTTGAAAGCCGCGCTACCAAGTGGCCTCCTAGTGTGTCTCTGCCTGCTCCAGGCTTTCGGCTACCGGCTCCGGAGGGTCATCGCAGCATTCTACTTCCCCAAGGTGTGCCCCCCACAACCTCTCCACCCCTGGGTGCGCACACACTGGCCTGCGCCCAGCTCCCCATCAGCCGCACCTCGGGGGATGTCTTCCTCCTCTGTGCTGTCTCCTTGGCCCCAGCGAGAAAAGAAGCGGGTCCTGTTCCTCTACAATGACCTCCTGAGGAAGAGAGCAGCCTTCACCCAGCTGAGGAGGGCTACCATCCTGAGGCGGGCAAGACAGCAGAGGGCTCCA CGCCGCCATCTGGTTGACATCCTGCACCGCTGCTGCCCGCTCTTGCGCCCCTTGCTGCGCCGCCGATGCGTGGTGTGCCAAGCACCCGAGACGCCCGAGTCCTACGTGTGCCCTACACCGAACTGCGAGGCAGTGTACTGCCGCTCGTGCTGGAATGACATGCGGCAGCGGTGCCCGGCCTGCACACCCCGCGAGGAGCTCTCCTCCTCCGCCTACAGCGACAGCAACGATGATGCTACCTACGCGGAATGA
- the DCST1 gene encoding E3 ubiquitin-protein ligase DCST1 isoform X1 — MAIRPHQNGAKGQRKLPHTTVQGFLNWGLPRSCNQFLWRQPGEFPVSAFLLGAGTGGLLAIGLFQLLVNPMNIYEDQKMVTLYSLVGLGVVGWGTSPHIRCASLLLIPKMLGKEGRLFVLGYALAAIYEGPVANLRHNLNEVIASLGCTVELQINNTRTAWRVSTAPLRAVFKDLLSSKESLKAETHNITNSFEELDAQVNSESGFSPKDAEGSETAPGGEAPFASAFRHHLSTQKMYELKTKLRCSYVVNKAMFSCRRWFDQKHGACMQRIWVPLLNHLLCLPMKFKFFCSIAKVMEVWCRGRIPVEGNFGQTYDSLNQSIHGLEGEFSATINLKEEKRAGVLGLNTSWRHVSSEVRDYVRRQEAQLEWTLGLLHVLLSCTFLLVLHACFSYMDSYNGDIRFDNIYISTYFCQIDERRKKLGKQTLLPLRKAEKKTVIFPWDPTIQAAEMRNVLRELMETLPVLLLLLVLCGLDWALYSIFDTIRHHSFVQYSFRSSHKLEVKVGGDSMLARLLRNTIGALNTSSEMVVDSNNMPCLPQPVPLSTRAYLKAALPSGLLVCLCLLQAFGYRLRRVIAAFYFPKVCPPQPLHPWVRTHWPAPSSPSAAPRGMSSSSVLSPWPQREKKRVLFLYNDLLRKRAAFTQLRRATILRRARQQRAPRRHLVDILHRCCPLLRPLLRRRCVVCQAPETPESYVCPTPNCEAVYCRSCWNDMRQRCPACTPREELSSSAYSDSNDDATYAE; from the exons ATGGCCATCAGACCTCATCAAAATGGAGCAAAAGGGCAAAGGAAGCTACCCCACACCA CGGTGCAGGGGTTCCTGAACTGGGGGCTGCCCAGATCCTGTAACCAATTCCTATGGCGCCAGCCGGGTGAGTTTCCCGTCAGTGCTTTCCTGCTGGGGGCAGGCACCGGAGGGCTCCTGGCCATAG GTCTCTTTCAGCTTCTGGTGAACCCTATGAACATCTATGAAGATCAGAAGATGGTGACGTTGTACAGCTTGGTGG GCTTGGGGGTCGTAGGCTGGGGGACCTCGCCTCACATTCGCTGTGCCAGCCTTCTGCTAATACCCAAGATGCTGGGCAAAGAGGGCAGGCTCTTTGTACTGGGATATGCCttggctgccatctatgagg GACCAGTGGCCAACCTGCGGCACAACCTCAACGAGGTGATAGCATCGCTCGGCTGCACGGTGGAGCTGCAGATCAACAACACCCGCACAGCTTGGCGTGTCTCCACAGCCCCCCTGCGGGCGGTGTTCAAGGACTTGCTG AGCAGCAAAGAGTCACTGAAAGCCGAGACTCACAACATCACCAACTCCTTTGAGGAACTGGATGCCCAGGTGAACAGTGAGAGCGGATTCTCACCCAAGGATGCCGAGGGCTCAGAGACAGCCCCAGGTGGAGAGGCCCCCTTTGCCTCAGCCTTCAGACACCACCTGTCTACACAGAAGATGTATGAGCTGAAGACTAAGCTGCGCTGCTCCT ATGTGGTGAACAAGGCCATGTTCAGCTGCCGCCGCTGGTTTGACCAAAAGCATGGAGCTTGTATGCAGCGCATCTGGGTACCCCTCCTCAACCACCTACTCTGCCTGCCCATGAAGTTCAAGTTCTTCTGCAGCATTGCCAAGG TGATGGAAGTTTGGTGCCGTGGTCGCATCCCAGTGGAAGGCAACTTTGGGCAGACCTATGACTCCCTCAACCAGTCTATTCATGGCCTGGAGGGGGAATTTTCAGCAACTATTAACCTCAAG gaggagaagcgggctgGGGTGCTGGGCCTCAACACGAGCTGGAGACACGTGAGCAGCGAGGTGCGGGACTACGTCAGACGCCAGGAGGCCCAGCTCGAGTGGACCCTGGGGCTGCTGCACGTGCTGCTCTCCTGCACCTTCCTGCTGGTCCTGCACGC GTGCTTCTCCTACATGGACAGCTATAACGGGGACATCCGCTTCGACAACATCTACATCAGCACCTACTTCTGTCAGATCGATGAACGCAGAAAGAAGCTA GGCAAGCAGACGCTGCTGCCACTCCGCAAAGCCGAGAAGAAAACCGTCATCTTCCCCTGGGACCCCACGATCCAGGCCGCAGAAATGAGAAATGTG TTAAGGGAGCTCATGGAGACACTGcccgtgctgctgctgctgctggtgctctGTGGCCTGGACTGGGCTCTCTACTCCATCTTCGACACTATCCGCCACCACTCCTTCGTGCAGTACTCCTTCCGCA GCAGTCATAAACTGGAAGTGAAAGTCGGGGGAGACTCCATGCTTGCCAGGCTTCTTCGGAATACCATCGGAGCCCTGAACACCTCCTCTGAGATGGTGGTGGACTCAAACAACATGC cctgccTGCCCCAGCCCGTGCCCCTGAGCACCAGGGCCTATTTGAAAGCCGCGCTACCAAGTGGCCTCCTAGTGTGTCTCTGCCTGCTCCAGGCTTTCGGCTACCGGCTCCGGAGGGTCATCGCAGCATTCTACTTCCCCAAGGTGTGCCCCCCACAACCTCTCCACCCCTGGGTGCGCACACACTGGCCTGCGCCCAGCTCCCCATCAGCCGCACCTCGGGGGATGTCTTCCTCCTCTGTGCTGTCTCCTTGGCCCCAGCGAGAAAAGAAGCGGGTCCTGTTCCTCTACAATGACCTCCTGAGGAAGAGAGCAGCCTTCACCCAGCTGAGGAGGGCTACCATCCTGAGGCGGGCAAGACAGCAGAGGGCTCCA CGCCGCCATCTGGTTGACATCCTGCACCGCTGCTGCCCGCTCTTGCGCCCCTTGCTGCGCCGCCGATGCGTGGTGTGCCAAGCACCCGAGACGCCCGAGTCCTACGTGTGCCCTACACCGAACTGCGAGGCAGTGTACTGCCGCTCGTGCTGGAATGACATGCGGCAGCGGTGCCCGGCCTGCACACCCCGCGAGGAGCTCTCCTCCTCCGCCTACAGCGACAGCAACGATGATGCTACCTACGCGGAATGA
- the DCST1 gene encoding E3 ubiquitin-protein ligase DCST1 isoform X3 has product MAIRPHQNGAKGQRKLPHTTVQGFLNWGLPRSCNQFLWRQPGEFPVSAFLLGAGTGGLLAIGLFQLLVNPMNIYEDQKMVTLYSLVGLGVVGWGTSPHIRCASLLLIPKMLGKEGRLFVLGYALAAIYEGPVANLRHNLNEVIASLGCTVELQINNTRTAWRVSTAPLRAVFKDLLSSKESLKAETHNITNSFEELDAQVNSESGFSPKDAEGSETAPGGEAPFASAFRHHLSTQKMYELKTKLRCSYVVNKAMFSCRRWFDQKHGACMQRIWVPLLNHLLCLPMKFKFFCSIAKVMEVWCRGRIPVEGNFGQTYDSLNQSIHGLEGEFSATINLKEEKRAGVLGLNTSWRHVSSEVRDYVRRQEAQLEWTLGLLHVLLSCTFLLVLHACFSYMDSYNGDIRFDNIYISTYFCQIDERRKKLGKQTLLPLRKAEKKTVIFPWDPTIQAAEMRNVLRELMETLPVLLLLLVLCGLDWALYSIFDTIRHHSFVQYSFRSSHKLEVKVGGDSMLARLLRNTIGALNTSSEMVVDSNNMPCLPQPVPLSTRAYLKAALPSGLLVCLCLLQAFGYRLRRVIAAFYFPKREKKRVLFLYNDLLRKRAAFTQLRRATILRRARQQRAPRRHLVDILHRCCPLLRPLLRRRCVVCQAPETPESYVCPTPNCEAVYCRSCWNDMRQRCPACTPREELSSSAYSDSNDDATYAE; this is encoded by the exons ATGGCCATCAGACCTCATCAAAATGGAGCAAAAGGGCAAAGGAAGCTACCCCACACCA CGGTGCAGGGGTTCCTGAACTGGGGGCTGCCCAGATCCTGTAACCAATTCCTATGGCGCCAGCCGGGTGAGTTTCCCGTCAGTGCTTTCCTGCTGGGGGCAGGCACCGGAGGGCTCCTGGCCATAG GTCTCTTTCAGCTTCTGGTGAACCCTATGAACATCTATGAAGATCAGAAGATGGTGACGTTGTACAGCTTGGTGG GCTTGGGGGTCGTAGGCTGGGGGACCTCGCCTCACATTCGCTGTGCCAGCCTTCTGCTAATACCCAAGATGCTGGGCAAAGAGGGCAGGCTCTTTGTACTGGGATATGCCttggctgccatctatgagg GACCAGTGGCCAACCTGCGGCACAACCTCAACGAGGTGATAGCATCGCTCGGCTGCACGGTGGAGCTGCAGATCAACAACACCCGCACAGCTTGGCGTGTCTCCACAGCCCCCCTGCGGGCGGTGTTCAAGGACTTGCTG AGCAGCAAAGAGTCACTGAAAGCCGAGACTCACAACATCACCAACTCCTTTGAGGAACTGGATGCCCAGGTGAACAGTGAGAGCGGATTCTCACCCAAGGATGCCGAGGGCTCAGAGACAGCCCCAGGTGGAGAGGCCCCCTTTGCCTCAGCCTTCAGACACCACCTGTCTACACAGAAGATGTATGAGCTGAAGACTAAGCTGCGCTGCTCCT ATGTGGTGAACAAGGCCATGTTCAGCTGCCGCCGCTGGTTTGACCAAAAGCATGGAGCTTGTATGCAGCGCATCTGGGTACCCCTCCTCAACCACCTACTCTGCCTGCCCATGAAGTTCAAGTTCTTCTGCAGCATTGCCAAGG TGATGGAAGTTTGGTGCCGTGGTCGCATCCCAGTGGAAGGCAACTTTGGGCAGACCTATGACTCCCTCAACCAGTCTATTCATGGCCTGGAGGGGGAATTTTCAGCAACTATTAACCTCAAG gaggagaagcgggctgGGGTGCTGGGCCTCAACACGAGCTGGAGACACGTGAGCAGCGAGGTGCGGGACTACGTCAGACGCCAGGAGGCCCAGCTCGAGTGGACCCTGGGGCTGCTGCACGTGCTGCTCTCCTGCACCTTCCTGCTGGTCCTGCACGC GTGCTTCTCCTACATGGACAGCTATAACGGGGACATCCGCTTCGACAACATCTACATCAGCACCTACTTCTGTCAGATCGATGAACGCAGAAAGAAGCTA GGCAAGCAGACGCTGCTGCCACTCCGCAAAGCCGAGAAGAAAACCGTCATCTTCCCCTGGGACCCCACGATCCAGGCCGCAGAAATGAGAAATGTG TTAAGGGAGCTCATGGAGACACTGcccgtgctgctgctgctgctggtgctctGTGGCCTGGACTGGGCTCTCTACTCCATCTTCGACACTATCCGCCACCACTCCTTCGTGCAGTACTCCTTCCGCA GCAGTCATAAACTGGAAGTGAAAGTCGGGGGAGACTCCATGCTTGCCAGGCTTCTTCGGAATACCATCGGAGCCCTGAACACCTCCTCTGAGATGGTGGTGGACTCAAACAACATGC cctgccTGCCCCAGCCCGTGCCCCTGAGCACCAGGGCCTATTTGAAAGCCGCGCTACCAAGTGGCCTCCTAGTGTGTCTCTGCCTGCTCCAGGCTTTCGGCTACCGGCTCCGGAGGGTCATCGCAGCATTCTACTTCCCCAAG CGAGAAAAGAAGCGGGTCCTGTTCCTCTACAATGACCTCCTGAGGAAGAGAGCAGCCTTCACCCAGCTGAGGAGGGCTACCATCCTGAGGCGGGCAAGACAGCAGAGGGCTCCA CGCCGCCATCTGGTTGACATCCTGCACCGCTGCTGCCCGCTCTTGCGCCCCTTGCTGCGCCGCCGATGCGTGGTGTGCCAAGCACCCGAGACGCCCGAGTCCTACGTGTGCCCTACACCGAACTGCGAGGCAGTGTACTGCCGCTCGTGCTGGAATGACATGCGGCAGCGGTGCCCGGCCTGCACACCCCGCGAGGAGCTCTCCTCCTCCGCCTACAGCGACAGCAACGATGATGCTACCTACGCGGAATGA
- the DCST1 gene encoding E3 ubiquitin-protein ligase DCST1 isoform X2, which yields MNHVPARRVVCWPCWAKPFDPSAVQGFLNWGLPRSCNQFLWRQPGEFPVSAFLLGAGTGGLLAIGLFQLLVNPMNIYEDQKMVTLYSLVGLGVVGWGTSPHIRCASLLLIPKMLGKEGRLFVLGYALAAIYEGPVANLRHNLNEVIASLGCTVELQINNTRTAWRVSTAPLRAVFKDLLSSKESLKAETHNITNSFEELDAQVNSESGFSPKDAEGSETAPGGEAPFASAFRHHLSTQKMYELKTKLRCSYVVNKAMFSCRRWFDQKHGACMQRIWVPLLNHLLCLPMKFKFFCSIAKVMEVWCRGRIPVEGNFGQTYDSLNQSIHGLEGEFSATINLKEEKRAGVLGLNTSWRHVSSEVRDYVRRQEAQLEWTLGLLHVLLSCTFLLVLHACFSYMDSYNGDIRFDNIYISTYFCQIDERRKKLGKQTLLPLRKAEKKTVIFPWDPTIQAAEMRNVLRELMETLPVLLLLLVLCGLDWALYSIFDTIRHHSFVQYSFRSSHKLEVKVGGDSMLARLLRNTIGALNTSSEMVVDSNNMPCLPQPVPLSTRAYLKAALPSGLLVCLCLLQAFGYRLRRVIAAFYFPKREKKRVLFLYNDLLRKRAAFTQLRRATILRRARQQRAPRRHLVDILHRCCPLLRPLLRRRCVVCQAPETPESYVCPTPNCEAVYCRSCWNDMRQRCPACTPREELSSSAYSDSNDDATYAE from the exons ATGAACCATGTCCCAGCCAGAAGAGTGGTATGTTGGCCCTGCTGGGCTAAACCGTTTGACCCCTCAGCGGTGCAGGGGTTCCTGAACTGGGGGCTGCCCAGATCCTGTAACCAATTCCTATGGCGCCAGCCGGGTGAGTTTCCCGTCAGTGCTTTCCTGCTGGGGGCAGGCACCGGAGGGCTCCTGGCCATAG GTCTCTTTCAGCTTCTGGTGAACCCTATGAACATCTATGAAGATCAGAAGATGGTGACGTTGTACAGCTTGGTGG GCTTGGGGGTCGTAGGCTGGGGGACCTCGCCTCACATTCGCTGTGCCAGCCTTCTGCTAATACCCAAGATGCTGGGCAAAGAGGGCAGGCTCTTTGTACTGGGATATGCCttggctgccatctatgagg GACCAGTGGCCAACCTGCGGCACAACCTCAACGAGGTGATAGCATCGCTCGGCTGCACGGTGGAGCTGCAGATCAACAACACCCGCACAGCTTGGCGTGTCTCCACAGCCCCCCTGCGGGCGGTGTTCAAGGACTTGCTG AGCAGCAAAGAGTCACTGAAAGCCGAGACTCACAACATCACCAACTCCTTTGAGGAACTGGATGCCCAGGTGAACAGTGAGAGCGGATTCTCACCCAAGGATGCCGAGGGCTCAGAGACAGCCCCAGGTGGAGAGGCCCCCTTTGCCTCAGCCTTCAGACACCACCTGTCTACACAGAAGATGTATGAGCTGAAGACTAAGCTGCGCTGCTCCT ATGTGGTGAACAAGGCCATGTTCAGCTGCCGCCGCTGGTTTGACCAAAAGCATGGAGCTTGTATGCAGCGCATCTGGGTACCCCTCCTCAACCACCTACTCTGCCTGCCCATGAAGTTCAAGTTCTTCTGCAGCATTGCCAAGG TGATGGAAGTTTGGTGCCGTGGTCGCATCCCAGTGGAAGGCAACTTTGGGCAGACCTATGACTCCCTCAACCAGTCTATTCATGGCCTGGAGGGGGAATTTTCAGCAACTATTAACCTCAAG gaggagaagcgggctgGGGTGCTGGGCCTCAACACGAGCTGGAGACACGTGAGCAGCGAGGTGCGGGACTACGTCAGACGCCAGGAGGCCCAGCTCGAGTGGACCCTGGGGCTGCTGCACGTGCTGCTCTCCTGCACCTTCCTGCTGGTCCTGCACGC GTGCTTCTCCTACATGGACAGCTATAACGGGGACATCCGCTTCGACAACATCTACATCAGCACCTACTTCTGTCAGATCGATGAACGCAGAAAGAAGCTA GGCAAGCAGACGCTGCTGCCACTCCGCAAAGCCGAGAAGAAAACCGTCATCTTCCCCTGGGACCCCACGATCCAGGCCGCAGAAATGAGAAATGTG TTAAGGGAGCTCATGGAGACACTGcccgtgctgctgctgctgctggtgctctGTGGCCTGGACTGGGCTCTCTACTCCATCTTCGACACTATCCGCCACCACTCCTTCGTGCAGTACTCCTTCCGCA GCAGTCATAAACTGGAAGTGAAAGTCGGGGGAGACTCCATGCTTGCCAGGCTTCTTCGGAATACCATCGGAGCCCTGAACACCTCCTCTGAGATGGTGGTGGACTCAAACAACATGC cctgccTGCCCCAGCCCGTGCCCCTGAGCACCAGGGCCTATTTGAAAGCCGCGCTACCAAGTGGCCTCCTAGTGTGTCTCTGCCTGCTCCAGGCTTTCGGCTACCGGCTCCGGAGGGTCATCGCAGCATTCTACTTCCCCAAG CGAGAAAAGAAGCGGGTCCTGTTCCTCTACAATGACCTCCTGAGGAAGAGAGCAGCCTTCACCCAGCTGAGGAGGGCTACCATCCTGAGGCGGGCAAGACAGCAGAGGGCTCCA CGCCGCCATCTGGTTGACATCCTGCACCGCTGCTGCCCGCTCTTGCGCCCCTTGCTGCGCCGCCGATGCGTGGTGTGCCAAGCACCCGAGACGCCCGAGTCCTACGTGTGCCCTACACCGAACTGCGAGGCAGTGTACTGCCGCTCGTGCTGGAATGACATGCGGCAGCGGTGCCCGGCCTGCACACCCCGCGAGGAGCTCTCCTCCTCCGCCTACAGCGACAGCAACGATGATGCTACCTACGCGGAATGA